One Tunturibacter gelidoferens genomic region harbors:
- a CDS encoding prolipoprotein diacylglyceryl transferase, with the protein MFPYIDIGPIHLGTFGLLLWLAAVAATVVLHKNFVRNGVDADALNVVALVVIAGVLGAKAWHELQNPADLYAAYRQIIAPGWHRPFAVAMDFLHWFQAGFAWFGGMLAGIAMLMWQGRMARFKGALEGTQGAVVGPLRMLDLAAPAAAIGYGVGRIGCLLSGDGDYGINTTLPWGVHMAKNALVLPTPPDALVQPTPVYELIFSLVLAWWLWRRGTKNLSVGTITGEYLVFSGIGRFLVEFVRVNPRLYWGMSNAQVAALGSVVVGFVLIGVAKAKKVQWAPELAADPRT; encoded by the coding sequence ATGTTTCCCTATATCGATATTGGCCCGATTCATCTGGGTACCTTTGGGTTGTTGTTGTGGCTGGCGGCGGTGGCGGCGACGGTGGTGCTGCACAAGAACTTTGTTCGGAACGGTGTGGATGCCGATGCGCTGAACGTGGTGGCGTTGGTGGTGATCGCTGGAGTGCTGGGTGCGAAGGCGTGGCATGAGCTGCAAAATCCGGCTGATCTTTATGCGGCGTACCGGCAGATTATCGCTCCGGGATGGCATCGGCCATTTGCCGTGGCGATGGATTTTCTGCACTGGTTTCAGGCTGGGTTTGCGTGGTTTGGCGGAATGCTAGCCGGGATTGCGATGCTGATGTGGCAGGGCAGGATGGCGAGATTCAAGGGGGCTCTGGAAGGCACTCAAGGCGCGGTGGTGGGACCCCTGCGAATGCTCGATTTGGCGGCTCCGGCAGCTGCGATAGGGTATGGCGTGGGACGGATCGGCTGTCTGCTATCAGGCGATGGGGACTACGGAATCAATACGACTCTGCCGTGGGGAGTACATATGGCGAAGAATGCGCTGGTGCTGCCGACTCCTCCTGATGCGCTGGTGCAGCCTACGCCTGTGTATGAACTGATTTTCTCGTTGGTGTTGGCGTGGTGGTTGTGGCGGCGTGGCACGAAGAACCTGTCGGTGGGTACGATCACGGGCGAATATCTCGTGTTCAGCGGAATCGGGCGGTTTCTGGTGGAGTTTGTGCGAGTGAACCCTCGACTGTATTGGGGTATGAGCAATGCTCAGGTGGCGGCGCTGGGATCGGTCGTGGTGGGATTTGTGCTCATCGGAGTCGCGAAAGCAAAAAAAGTGCAGTGGGCTCCTGAGCTTGCTGCTGATCCTCGAACCTGA
- the aqpZ gene encoding aquaporin Z, translating to MDLSKRAAAEFFGTFWLVFGGCGSAVLAAAFPNLGIGFVGVALAFGLTVLTMAFAIGHVSGCHLNPAVSIGLVVGKRFAPSELLPYIIAQVLGAIAGSGVLYLIASGKAGFSLAAGFASNGYADHSPGGYSLLACFVAEVVLTAFFLLVILGATDERAPKGFAPIAIGLCLTLIHLISIPVTNTSVNPARSTGPAIFVGGWALGQLWLFWVAPILGAILGGLISTAFFAAPQPPLREEMARDKP from the coding sequence ATGGATCTCTCGAAACGCGCAGCAGCGGAGTTCTTCGGTACCTTCTGGCTTGTCTTCGGCGGCTGCGGCAGCGCCGTCCTCGCTGCAGCGTTCCCCAACCTGGGAATCGGCTTCGTCGGCGTAGCCCTGGCCTTCGGTCTCACCGTCCTCACCATGGCCTTCGCCATCGGCCACGTCTCCGGCTGCCACCTGAACCCCGCAGTTTCGATCGGCCTGGTCGTCGGCAAACGCTTCGCCCCCTCGGAGCTCCTGCCCTACATCATCGCGCAGGTCCTCGGAGCCATCGCCGGCTCCGGCGTCCTCTACCTCATCGCCAGCGGCAAGGCCGGCTTTTCCTTAGCAGCGGGCTTCGCCTCTAACGGCTACGCCGACCACTCCCCCGGCGGTTACTCCCTCCTAGCCTGCTTCGTAGCCGAGGTCGTCCTCACCGCCTTCTTCCTTCTCGTCATCCTCGGAGCCACCGACGAGCGCGCCCCCAAAGGCTTCGCCCCCATCGCCATCGGCCTCTGCCTCACGCTGATCCACCTTATCAGCATTCCCGTCACCAACACCTCGGTCAATCCCGCCCGCAGCACTGGCCCCGCCATCTTCGTCGGCGGCTGGGCGCTAGGCCAGCTCTGGCTCTTCTGGGTAGCGCCAATCCTGGGAGCGATCCTGGGCGGCCTCATCTCTACCGCCTTCTTCGCCGCCCCCCAACCACCCCTCCGCGAAGAGATGGCCCGCGACAAACCCTAA
- a CDS encoding Dyp-type peroxidase, with translation MSKLNETDIQGFVLRGYNMPFARYLFLHFEDAGRAATFIHRLMREVTTGQRWDAGKPPSTVNVAFTHRGLSALELPDATLLSFPVEFQQGMKKRAAILGDTGRNSPDSWDELWRDDRVHAWLGVNASSPEALNARCADMLNVMRETNGAILLDAQDAASLVVNGVSTTKEHFGYTDGFGNPDYLGVERSSQPGQGKLTQNGAWAPLATGELLLGYADEAGELPVAPVPHILASNGTFMVYRKLHQNLATFRAYLDEHAALYAGGKEKLAAKFIGRWRDGTPIELSPDTQDQSITQDPARSTNFTFAADPAGTRCPMGAHVRRVNPRDAFGFDGKLINRRRITRRGLPYGTWTPEDQPVNDNEERGVIFIALNANISRQFEFVQQQWINYGNDARLGNEKDMLMGNHTGHGRFFVQGDTTPTNPPFVCSDLPNFVELRGGDYFFLPSITALGMIGMGLVDPR, from the coding sequence ATGAGTAAACTCAACGAAACCGATATCCAGGGCTTCGTCCTCCGCGGCTACAACATGCCCTTCGCGCGATATCTCTTCCTGCACTTCGAAGACGCGGGCCGTGCTGCCACCTTCATTCACCGCCTCATGCGCGAAGTCACCACCGGCCAGCGCTGGGACGCCGGCAAACCTCCGAGCACAGTCAACGTCGCCTTCACCCACCGCGGCCTCTCCGCTCTCGAACTACCCGATGCCACCCTCCTCAGCTTTCCCGTCGAGTTCCAGCAAGGCATGAAGAAACGCGCTGCCATCCTCGGAGACACCGGGCGCAACTCTCCCGACTCCTGGGACGAACTCTGGCGCGACGATCGTGTCCACGCATGGCTCGGGGTCAACGCATCGTCCCCCGAAGCCCTCAACGCCCGCTGCGCCGACATGCTCAACGTGATGCGCGAGACCAACGGTGCCATCCTCCTCGACGCGCAGGACGCAGCCTCGCTGGTCGTCAACGGCGTCTCCACCACCAAAGAGCACTTCGGTTACACAGACGGATTCGGCAATCCCGACTATCTCGGCGTCGAGCGCAGCTCCCAGCCCGGCCAGGGCAAGCTGACACAAAATGGCGCATGGGCCCCTCTCGCTACAGGCGAGCTACTCCTTGGCTACGCCGACGAAGCGGGCGAACTCCCCGTAGCACCCGTCCCCCACATCCTCGCCAGCAACGGAACCTTCATGGTCTACCGCAAGCTCCATCAGAACCTCGCGACCTTCCGCGCCTACCTCGATGAGCACGCCGCTCTCTACGCCGGAGGCAAAGAAAAACTCGCAGCAAAATTCATCGGCCGCTGGCGAGACGGCACGCCCATCGAACTCTCTCCGGATACCCAGGACCAATCCATCACTCAGGACCCCGCCCGCAGCACGAACTTCACCTTCGCCGCAGACCCCGCAGGCACCCGCTGCCCAATGGGAGCGCATGTGCGACGTGTCAATCCGCGCGACGCCTTCGGCTTCGACGGCAAGCTCATCAATCGCCGCCGCATCACCCGTCGCGGCCTTCCCTACGGAACATGGACCCCCGAAGATCAGCCCGTCAACGACAACGAAGAACGCGGCGTAATCTTCATCGCCCTCAACGCGAACATCTCGCGACAGTTCGAGTTCGTCCAGCAGCAGTGGATCAACTACGGCAACGACGCCCGCCTCGGCAACGAGAAAGATATGCTCATGGGTAATCACACCGGCCACGGCAGATTTTTCGTGCAGGGAGATACCACCCCAACCAACCCTCCCTTCGTCTGCAGCGACCTACCCAACTTCGTAGAGCTACGCGGCGGCGACTACTTCTTTCTCCCCAGCATCACCGCGCTCGGAATGATCGGCATGGGCCTCGTCGATCCACGCTAG
- a CDS encoding tetratricopeptide repeat protein, producing the protein MQDARSNKPTHLALLYGGLSLLPAYIFLALLLTSRPIAAQLPAGAIDTTAAPKTAPQDPLRTQANEALDKQDYPTALKLLTTLSEKSPNDAHLLYDLAFTQDALNQTTAAESTYRRAITADPTYFDPHLALGLLLARSGRLTDAHSELLKATTLTTDNPALKGRAFRALARIDQTANPAAASDELLSAIKITPETPEDILLSGELAEASGDTTSAELAYRRLLAVDPQNQDATAALTHLLLHQQRPDQAESLLTAALAKDPENPTLNAQLASLYEQQGKTTQAIPLAAKLHAAHPEDAAITRLLARLYSRNQQYDQAAPLYAALLVKSTQDPTLLDDSADVQIHLKNFADAEALLKRAIAQPDNFPTKDDLAQAASHLAFAASVNNDPTTTLQALSIRDKVLPQSPSSLFLAATAHDKLHHTKQATDLYKQFLSVANGQFPDEEWEARHRLLTLDHMK; encoded by the coding sequence ATGCAAGACGCACGAAGCAACAAACCGACGCACCTGGCTTTGCTGTATGGCGGCCTCTCTCTCTTGCCGGCCTATATATTTTTGGCCCTCCTGCTCACCTCCCGGCCCATCGCCGCCCAGCTCCCGGCAGGGGCCATCGACACCACCGCCGCACCCAAGACAGCACCCCAAGACCCCCTCCGCACCCAGGCCAACGAAGCCCTCGACAAGCAGGACTACCCCACCGCCCTCAAACTCCTCACCACCCTCTCCGAAAAATCCCCCAACGACGCCCATCTCCTCTACGACCTCGCCTTCACCCAGGACGCCCTCAACCAGACAACCGCCGCCGAGTCCACCTACCGCCGCGCCATCACCGCCGATCCCACCTACTTCGACCCCCATCTCGCGCTCGGCCTCCTCCTGGCCCGAAGCGGCCGCCTCACCGATGCCCACAGCGAACTCCTCAAAGCCACCACCCTCACCACCGACAACCCCGCCCTCAAAGGCCGCGCCTTCCGCGCCCTCGCCCGCATCGACCAGACCGCAAACCCCGCCGCAGCCAGCGACGAACTCCTCTCCGCGATCAAAATCACCCCCGAGACCCCCGAGGACATCCTCCTCTCCGGCGAGCTCGCCGAGGCCTCCGGCGACACTACCTCCGCCGAACTCGCCTACCGCCGCCTCCTCGCCGTCGACCCTCAAAATCAAGACGCCACAGCCGCCCTCACCCATCTCCTCCTGCATCAGCAGCGCCCCGACCAGGCCGAATCCCTCCTCACCGCCGCCCTCGCCAAAGATCCCGAAAACCCGACCCTCAACGCCCAGCTCGCCAGCCTCTACGAGCAGCAGGGCAAGACCACCCAGGCCATCCCCCTCGCCGCCAAACTCCACGCCGCCCACCCCGAAGACGCCGCCATCACCCGCCTCCTGGCCCGGCTTTACAGCCGCAACCAGCAGTACGACCAGGCCGCCCCCCTCTACGCCGCTCTCCTGGTCAAATCCACGCAGGATCCCACCCTCCTCGACGACAGCGCCGATGTCCAGATCCACCTCAAAAACTTCGCCGACGCCGAAGCCCTCCTCAAACGCGCCATCGCCCAGCCTGACAACTTCCCCACCAAAGACGACCTCGCCCAGGCCGCCAGCCATCTGGCCTTCGCAGCGTCCGTAAACAATGACCCGACAACAACCTTGCAAGCATTATCGATTCGTGATAAAGTGCTGCCACAGTCGCCGTCATCCTTGTTCCTTGCGGCAACTGCGCACGACAAACTGCACCACACCAAACAGGCGACCGACCTGTACAAACAGTTCCTCTCCGTGGCAAACGGCCAGTTTCCGGACGAGGAGTGGGAGGCCCGCCACCGTCTCCTCACCCTCGATCACATGAAGTAG
- a CDS encoding ArsR/SmtB family transcription factor codes for MIERLSRGPASVHGLTEPFALSQQMISKHIAYLVRARIVIKTKRGRESVCTLRPEAIKTVSDWAISYRRFWEESFDKLEAVVNQMKKEEVRDDKKHG; via the coding sequence ATGATTGAACGGCTCTCGCGTGGGCCTGCCTCAGTGCATGGATTGACGGAACCGTTTGCGCTCTCGCAGCAGATGATTTCAAAACATATTGCGTACCTGGTGCGGGCGCGGATTGTGATCAAGACCAAGCGTGGACGGGAGAGCGTATGCACGCTTAGGCCCGAGGCGATTAAAACAGTCAGCGACTGGGCGATCAGCTATCGCCGGTTCTGGGAAGAGAGTTTCGACAAGCTGGAAGCAGTTGTAAATCAGATGAAGAAAGAGGAGGTCAGAGATGACAAAAAACACGGTTAA
- a CDS encoding SRPBCC family protein produces the protein MTKNTVNEVERMVVTRVFDAPRELVWKAWTDPKYIMQWWGPKGFTSPVCKMDFRVGGKLLCCMRAPDGQEGWNAVEYHEIVPYEKIVSLMYFSDSKGNKIDPAELGLENEAIDGAYDVTLFEDLGNGRTRLTHIGNEPMESAKNSGQLEGWNEILDKVAAVVAGLTQAK, from the coding sequence ATGACAAAAAACACGGTTAACGAAGTTGAGCGGATGGTTGTCACAAGAGTTTTTGATGCCCCACGCGAGTTGGTTTGGAAGGCGTGGACAGACCCGAAGTACATCATGCAGTGGTGGGGACCGAAGGGTTTTACTTCGCCTGTTTGCAAGATGGATTTTCGCGTTGGAGGAAAGCTTCTCTGCTGCATGAGAGCGCCGGATGGGCAGGAGGGCTGGAATGCGGTTGAATACCACGAGATTGTTCCCTACGAGAAGATCGTTTCCCTCATGTACTTTTCCGACTCGAAGGGAAACAAGATTGACCCTGCGGAATTAGGACTTGAAAATGAGGCCATAGACGGTGCGTACGACGTGACCCTCTTTGAGGATCTCGGAAACGGCAGGACGAGACTCACCCACATTGGAAATGAACCCATGGAGAGCGCGAAAAATAGCGGTCAACTGGAGGGCTGGAACGAGATACTCGATAAAGTTGCTGCAGTTGTTGCGGGGCTGACGCAGGCGAAATAA
- a CDS encoding DinB family protein translates to MEEEMKRLPFLAIVLLAFAFAAHAQDTMKKDAAVKPADPESKVVLDSWNEIGRKLTAMAEDFPEDKYDFKPTPEQRSFAEQLLHAAGSCYYFTNPAMGQKPPAAEDPKRDQYKSKADIVAFVKKAFADGATAIQSKGEKGLMTEVVYYPQQKARVIDIAYGIIEHSGEHYGQLVVYYRLAGLVPPESRPKK, encoded by the coding sequence GTGGAGGAAGAAATGAAAAGACTACCGTTTCTCGCTATCGTCCTGCTGGCATTCGCATTTGCCGCCCATGCCCAGGACACGATGAAGAAAGATGCAGCCGTCAAACCTGCCGATCCGGAATCGAAAGTCGTGCTCGATTCCTGGAATGAGATTGGCCGCAAGCTGACGGCGATGGCTGAAGATTTTCCCGAGGACAAATATGACTTCAAGCCGACACCTGAGCAGCGGAGTTTCGCCGAGCAGTTGCTGCACGCGGCGGGCTCATGCTACTACTTCACGAATCCTGCGATGGGGCAGAAGCCTCCCGCGGCAGAAGATCCGAAGCGCGACCAATACAAATCCAAGGCCGACATCGTTGCGTTCGTCAAGAAAGCCTTCGCCGATGGCGCAACCGCCATCCAGTCGAAAGGCGAAAAAGGCCTGATGACGGAGGTTGTTTATTACCCTCAGCAGAAAGCGCGCGTTATCGACATTGCATACGGCATCATCGAGCATAGCGGAGAACACTACGGCCAGCTCGTTGTGTACTACCGCCTCGCAGGGCTCGTGCCGCCGGAGTCGCGGCCCAAGAAGTAA